In Variovorax paradoxus, a single genomic region encodes these proteins:
- a CDS encoding sterol desaturase family protein, with the protein MNVLLLILKISVTVVLVASIAEALVLSLRNGWRSYDWKASGISVVDFLVREYPLRWLLPLAFWTGAMDWFYAHRLFTLPMDHWSGWAACFIGQEFCYYWYHRAAHRVRWFWCTHAIHHSPNQLNLSAAYRFGWTGRLTGTLAFFMLAPLLGMPPKVILLMLTLNLLYQFWIHATWIPRLGPLEWVLNTPSAHRVHHASNLEYLDGNYGGVLIVFDRLFGTYIPERADVPCRYGLVNPITSHNIFEIEFTHWRSLFRDLASARSVRAFVGYIVKPPGWKPDGPGDTTEELRQRAALQAAPAAPLATPDFIPVQYNKELS; encoded by the coding sequence ATGAACGTGCTCTTGCTGATCCTCAAGATCTCCGTCACGGTGGTGCTCGTCGCCTCCATCGCCGAAGCGCTGGTGCTTTCCCTGCGCAACGGCTGGCGCAGCTACGACTGGAAGGCCTCCGGCATCTCGGTTGTCGACTTCCTGGTGCGCGAATACCCGCTGCGCTGGCTCCTGCCGCTGGCCTTCTGGACCGGCGCCATGGACTGGTTCTACGCCCACCGCCTGTTCACGCTGCCGATGGACCACTGGAGCGGCTGGGCCGCCTGCTTCATCGGCCAGGAGTTCTGCTACTACTGGTACCACCGCGCGGCGCACCGGGTGCGCTGGTTCTGGTGCACCCACGCCATTCATCATTCGCCGAACCAGCTGAACCTGTCGGCCGCCTACCGCTTCGGCTGGACCGGCCGCCTCACCGGCACGCTGGCGTTCTTCATGCTGGCGCCGCTGCTGGGCATGCCGCCCAAGGTGATCCTGCTGATGCTCACGCTGAACCTGCTGTACCAGTTCTGGATTCACGCGACCTGGATTCCGCGCCTGGGCCCGCTCGAATGGGTGCTGAACACGCCCTCGGCCCACCGCGTGCACCACGCGTCGAACCTCGAATACCTGGACGGCAACTACGGCGGCGTGCTGATCGTGTTCGACCGGCTGTTCGGCACCTACATCCCGGAGCGCGCCGACGTGCCCTGCCGCTACGGGCTGGTGAACCCGATCACCTCGCACAACATCTTCGAGATCGAGTTCACGCACTGGCGCTCGCTGTTTCGCGACCTGGCCTCGGCGCGCTCGGTGCGGGCCTTCGTGGGCTACATCGTGAAGCCGCCGGGCTGGAAGCCGGACGGCCCCGGCGACACCACGGAAGAACTGCGGCAGCGCGCGGCCCTGCAGGCAGCGCCCGCGGCCCCCTTGGCCACCCCCGATTTCATTCCCGTCCAGTACAACAAGGAGCTGTCATGA
- a CDS encoding 2TM domain-containing protein, with translation MNPSSPNNARYSDVERLARRRAGAKMGWYIHAVVYVLVNVGLVTISAANGRNWAMYPLMGWGLGLLIHGAVVWMVASGGGFYERLVERERRALGAGDRR, from the coding sequence ATGAATCCCTCCTCGCCCAACAACGCCCGCTACTCCGATGTCGAACGCCTCGCCCGCCGCCGCGCCGGCGCCAAGATGGGCTGGTACATCCACGCCGTCGTCTACGTGCTGGTCAACGTCGGCCTGGTGACCATCTCGGCCGCCAACGGCCGCAACTGGGCCATGTACCCGCTCATGGGCTGGGGCCTGGGCCTGCTGATCCACGGCGCGGTGGTCTGGATGGTCGCGTCCGGCGGCGGCTTCTACGAACGCCTGGTGGAACGCGAACGCCGCGCGCTGGGCGCCGGGGACCGCCGGTGA
- a CDS encoding sensor histidine kinase: MLRHGLITAVFNCLIATLLSITSGGNWVAHMVYSMSIGIVAWLFIDIGRLLLSGHRESLWPEWPRGMLLIAAGVAVGFFVGNLIGDAWVGAPTFDFLDLKGHKLATGITITIIAAIGMSFFFYSLGKSKHMQSQIEVAQRNATEARLKLLETQLEPHMLFNTLANLRVLITVDPPRAVAMLDRLNSYLRMTLSGSRALSHPLSAEFERLADYLELMSVRMGDRLHYTLELPESLRDAPVPPLLLQPLVENSIRHGLEPKVEGGEITVRAREDAGQLVIEVSDTGVGLDAAPPSEGSSFGLEQVRERLATVYGAQGALRLAPTGAGGTCATLNFPLPA, translated from the coding sequence ATGCTGCGGCATGGGCTGATCACCGCGGTCTTCAACTGTCTCATCGCCACCTTGCTGAGCATCACCAGCGGCGGCAACTGGGTCGCCCACATGGTGTATTCGATGTCGATCGGCATCGTGGCCTGGCTGTTCATCGACATCGGCCGGCTCCTGCTCAGCGGACATCGCGAATCGCTCTGGCCCGAATGGCCGCGAGGCATGCTGCTGATCGCGGCGGGCGTGGCCGTCGGCTTCTTCGTCGGCAACCTCATCGGCGATGCCTGGGTCGGCGCGCCGACCTTCGACTTCCTCGACCTCAAGGGCCACAAGCTGGCCACCGGCATCACGATCACCATCATCGCGGCGATCGGCATGAGCTTCTTCTTCTACAGCCTCGGCAAGAGCAAGCACATGCAGAGCCAGATCGAGGTGGCCCAGCGCAACGCCACCGAGGCACGGCTGAAGCTGCTCGAGACGCAGCTGGAGCCGCACATGCTGTTCAACACGCTGGCCAACCTGCGGGTGCTGATCACCGTCGACCCGCCGCGCGCCGTGGCCATGCTCGACCGGCTCAACAGCTACCTGCGCATGACCCTCAGCGGCTCGCGGGCGCTGTCGCATCCGCTGTCGGCCGAGTTCGAGCGGCTGGCCGACTACCTGGAGCTGATGTCGGTGCGCATGGGCGACCGGCTGCACTACACGCTCGAGCTGCCCGAGTCGCTGCGCGACGCGCCCGTGCCGCCGCTGCTGCTGCAGCCGCTGGTCGAGAACAGCATCCGCCACGGGCTCGAGCCCAAGGTGGAAGGCGGAGAAATCACCGTGCGCGCCCGCGAGGATGCCGGCCAACTGGTCATCGAAGTGAGCGACACCGGCGTGGGCCTCGATGCCGCGCCGCCCTCGGAAGGCAGCAGCTTCGGGCTCGAGCAGGTGCGCGAGCGGCTGGCCACGGTGTATGGCGCGCAAGGCGCCCTGCGGCTGGCGCCCACGGGTGCCGGCGGCACCTGCGCGACGCTGAACTTCCCCCTGCCCGCCTGA
- a CDS encoding DUF6622 family protein produces MGRRSRPPAAIRAAARHFVARRWPARAGAGKVRSIDSSPALQLLFIFQRSATMLMQVILHTPKWVFAVFFLLLWLGSKQLLANNVSLTRVALMPVAMGGLSLYGVVSVFGDSVGALLGWAIAAAVLLALVLQRPLPAATRYDAAERRFHVAGSPVPLMLMMGIFLTKYVVGAALAMHPELGHQAAFGIVVPTLYGAFTGVFLARAVRLWKLAIRTDAMSAGVHAA; encoded by the coding sequence GTGGGCCGCCGTTCACGCCCGCCTGCGGCAATTCGCGCCGCCGCCCGGCATTTCGTCGCACGCCGGTGGCCGGCCAGGGCGGGGGCCGGCAAAGTCCGCTCCATCGATTCTTCTCCCGCCCTTCAGCTTCTCTTCATCTTTCAACGGAGCGCCACCATGCTGATGCAAGTCATCCTCCACACGCCCAAGTGGGTGTTCGCCGTTTTCTTCCTCCTGCTCTGGCTCGGCAGCAAGCAGCTGCTCGCCAACAACGTGAGCCTGACCCGGGTCGCGCTGATGCCCGTCGCCATGGGCGGCCTGTCGCTTTACGGCGTGGTCTCGGTCTTCGGCGACTCGGTCGGCGCCCTGCTCGGCTGGGCCATCGCCGCGGCCGTGCTGCTGGCGCTGGTGCTGCAGCGCCCGCTGCCCGCCGCCACCCGCTACGACGCCGCCGAGCGCCGCTTCCACGTGGCCGGCAGCCCGGTGCCGCTGATGCTCATGATGGGCATCTTCCTGACCAAGTACGTCGTGGGCGCGGCCCTGGCCATGCACCCCGAGCTGGGCCACCAGGCCGCCTTCGGCATCGTGGTGCCGACGCTGTACGGCGCTTTCACCGGCGTCTTCCTGGCCCGCGCCGTGCGCCTGTGGAAGCTCGCCATCCGTACTGACGCCATGTCGGCGGGCGTGCACGCCGCCTAA
- a CDS encoding glutamine--tRNA ligase/YqeY domain fusion protein, with product MTSPTDKNGAKTTAAPSNFLRHVIENDLAQGAYAGRKWGGSPGSAAHHAQGMADPAKVRMRFPPEPNGYLHIGHAKSIWLNFELAKEYGGVCHLRFDDTNPEKEDQEYVDSIRDAVKWLGYETYLADRPSAPGTLQEHEYFASNYFDFMYEAAEYLIGAGLAYVDEQTADEVRANRGDFNTPGTDSPFRTRTPEENLARFRAMRDGQVADGAAILRAKIDMASTNINMRDPALYRVRRAHHHNTGDKWCIYPMYTYAHPIEDALEQITHSICTLEFEDQRPFYDWLLDRLAEGGLVASPHPRQYEFARLNVTHVMTSKRKLRQLVEEKYVDGWDDPRMPTIAGLRRRGYTPEALRLFCERSGTTKSGGWIAYAGLEAALRETMDPVAPRAMAVLDPVKLVITNWGELMGGDDSLDDCSAPVHPHHPDMGKREFKLGREVWIERTDYEEVQPKGFFRLFPGNKVRLKYGHVIECTGGTKDADGKLVEVQATLVPDTKSGTPGADAIKVKGNITWVAAADAVQAEVRLYERLFAEANPGGGELLDELNKTSLEVCSAFVEPSLAKAEAGVGIQFERHGYFVRDPKGDIEGKPVFNRAAGMRDSWGK from the coding sequence ATGACCTCCCCGACCGACAAAAACGGCGCCAAAACGACCGCTGCACCGAGCAATTTCCTGCGCCACGTGATCGAGAACGACCTCGCACAGGGCGCCTACGCAGGCCGCAAGTGGGGCGGATCGCCCGGCAGCGCCGCCCACCACGCCCAGGGCATGGCCGATCCGGCCAAGGTGCGCATGCGCTTTCCGCCCGAACCCAACGGCTACCTGCACATCGGCCACGCCAAGAGCATCTGGCTCAACTTCGAGCTGGCCAAGGAATACGGCGGCGTGTGCCACCTGCGCTTCGACGACACCAACCCCGAGAAGGAAGACCAGGAATACGTCGACTCCATCCGCGACGCGGTGAAGTGGCTCGGCTACGAAACCTACCTGGCCGACCGCCCCAGCGCCCCCGGCACGCTGCAGGAGCACGAGTACTTCGCGAGCAACTACTTCGACTTCATGTACGAGGCGGCCGAATACCTCATCGGCGCCGGCCTGGCCTACGTGGACGAGCAGACCGCCGACGAAGTGCGTGCGAACCGCGGCGACTTCAACACGCCCGGCACCGACAGCCCCTTCCGCACCCGCACGCCCGAGGAAAACCTGGCGCGCTTCCGTGCCATGCGCGACGGCCAGGTCGCCGACGGCGCCGCCATCCTGCGCGCCAAGATCGACATGGCCAGCACCAACATCAACATGCGCGATCCCGCGCTGTACCGCGTGCGCCGTGCCCATCACCACAACACCGGCGACAAGTGGTGCATCTACCCGATGTACACCTACGCGCACCCCATCGAAGACGCGCTCGAGCAGATCACCCACAGCATCTGCACGCTCGAATTCGAAGACCAGCGCCCCTTCTACGACTGGCTGCTTGACCGCCTCGCCGAAGGCGGCCTCGTCGCCAGCCCGCACCCGCGCCAATATGAATTCGCGCGTCTCAACGTCACCCACGTGATGACCAGCAAGCGCAAGCTGCGCCAGCTGGTCGAAGAGAAGTACGTCGACGGCTGGGACGACCCGCGCATGCCCACCATCGCCGGCCTGCGCCGCCGCGGCTACACGCCCGAGGCGCTGCGCCTGTTCTGCGAGCGCAGCGGCACCACCAAGTCGGGCGGCTGGATAGCCTACGCCGGCCTCGAGGCCGCGTTGCGGGAAACAATGGACCCCGTCGCCCCGCGCGCCATGGCCGTGCTCGACCCGGTCAAGCTGGTCATCACCAACTGGGGCGAGCTGATGGGCGGCGACGATTCGCTCGACGACTGCTCCGCCCCCGTGCATCCGCACCACCCCGACATGGGCAAGCGCGAATTCAAGCTCGGGCGCGAAGTGTGGATCGAGCGCACCGACTACGAAGAAGTGCAGCCCAAGGGCTTCTTCCGCCTGTTCCCCGGCAACAAGGTGCGGCTGAAGTACGGCCACGTCATCGAATGCACCGGCGGCACCAAGGACGCTGACGGCAAGCTCGTTGAAGTGCAGGCCACGCTGGTGCCCGACACCAAGAGCGGCACGCCCGGCGCGGACGCGATCAAGGTCAAGGGCAACATCACCTGGGTGGCCGCGGCCGATGCGGTGCAGGCCGAAGTGCGGCTCTACGAGCGACTCTTCGCCGAAGCCAACCCCGGCGGCGGCGAACTGCTGGACGAACTGAACAAGACCAGCCTGGAAGTGTGCTCGGCCTTCGTCGAACCTTCGCTGGCGAAGGCCGAGGCAGGCGTCGGCATCCAGTTCGAGCGGCACGGCTACTTCGTGCGCGACCCGAAGGGCGATATCGAAGGCAAGCCCGTGTTCAACCGCGCGGCGGGAATGCGGGACAGCTGGGGCAAGTAA
- a CDS encoding LytR/AlgR family response regulator transcription factor — protein MTPTALIAEDEPLLAQALKAELAAAWPELQVVATAGDGRSAVREALRLLPQVLFFDIRMPGLDGLGAVAELADCWPTDQAPMPQLVFVTAYDEYAARAFEAQAIDYVLKPVQPERLRKTVARLRQALAAPQPSATPAVADEALERTLAQWRQVLAAAGAGAETVAPPTAPLRMIAASDAGGSTVRMVPVDEVLYFEAADKYLRVLTATHEYLIRTPLKQLLPQLDADTFWQVHRAVVVRSAAIESVHRDEAGKMHLILRGRPEKIPVSRLYAHLFRAM, from the coding sequence ATGACCCCGACCGCCCTCATTGCCGAAGACGAGCCCCTGCTCGCACAAGCCCTCAAGGCCGAACTGGCCGCCGCCTGGCCCGAACTGCAGGTGGTCGCCACCGCCGGCGACGGCCGCAGCGCCGTGCGCGAGGCGCTGCGCCTGCTGCCGCAGGTGCTGTTCTTCGACATTCGCATGCCCGGCCTGGACGGCCTGGGCGCCGTCGCCGAACTGGCCGACTGCTGGCCGACCGACCAGGCGCCGATGCCGCAGCTGGTGTTCGTCACCGCCTACGACGAATACGCCGCGCGCGCCTTCGAGGCCCAGGCCATCGACTACGTGCTCAAGCCGGTGCAGCCCGAGCGGCTGCGCAAGACCGTGGCCCGGCTGCGGCAGGCGCTGGCCGCCCCGCAGCCTTCAGCCACGCCCGCCGTCGCCGACGAAGCGCTCGAACGCACGCTTGCCCAGTGGCGCCAGGTGCTGGCCGCCGCGGGCGCCGGCGCCGAAACGGTCGCGCCGCCCACCGCCCCGCTGCGCATGATTGCCGCCAGCGACGCCGGCGGCAGCACCGTGCGCATGGTGCCCGTCGACGAGGTTCTGTATTTCGAGGCTGCGGACAAATACCTGCGCGTGCTGACCGCCACGCACGAATACCTGATCCGCACGCCGCTGAAGCAGCTGCTGCCCCAGCTCGACGCCGACACCTTCTGGCAGGTGCACCGGGCGGTGGTGGTGCGCAGCGCGGCCATCGAGTCGGTGCACCGCGACGAAGCCGGCAAGATGCACCTGATACTGCGCGGGCGGCCCGAGAAGATTCCGGTCAGCCGCCTCTATGCCCATCTGTTTCGCGCCATGTGA